A stretch of Colletotrichum lupini chromosome 2, complete sequence DNA encodes these proteins:
- a CDS encoding short chain dehydrogenase has product MPQSIPTASRLLDLFSLKGKVVVVTGASGPRGMGIEAARGCAEMGADLAITYSSRKEGAEKNAAELEKEYGVKVKIYKLNVSDYDEVEKTTKQIIADFGKIDAFIANAGATADAGVIDGTKEAWDHVIQIDLNGTAYCAKAVGAHFRERGSGSFVITASMSGHIANYPQEQTSYNVAKAGCIHMARSLANEWRDFARVNSISPGYIDTGLSDFVEQKVQDLWKSMIPMGRNGDAKELKGAYVYLVSDASTYTTGADIVIDGGYCCR; this is encoded by the exons ATGCCTCAGTCCATTCCCACCGCTTCCCGTCTTTTGGACCTCTTCAGCCTCAAGGGCAAGGTCGTCGTTGTCACGGGTGCCTCCGGCCCCCGCGGCATGGGCATTGAGGCTGCCCGCGGCTGCGCCGAGATGGGTGCCGACCTGGCCATCACCTACTCCTCTCGCAAGGAGGGTGCTGAGAAGAACGCCGCCGAGCTCGAGAAGGAGTACGGCGTTAAGGTCAAGATCTACAAGCTCAACGTCAGCGACTACGACGAGGTTGAGAAGACCACCAAGCAGATCATCGCCGACTTTGGCAAGATTGATGCCTTCATCGCCAA TGCTGGTGCCACCGCCGATGCCGGCGTCATTGACGGCACCAAGGAGGCTTGGGACCACGTCATCCAGATCGACCTGAACGGCACCGCGTACTGCGCCAAGGCCGTCGGCGCCCACTTCCGCGAGCGCGGCTCCGGTTCCTTCGTTATCACCGCCTCCATGTCCGGCCACATCGCCAACTACCCCCAGGAGCAGACCTCGTACAACGTCGCAAAGGCCGGCTGCATTCACATGGCCCGCTCTCTCGCCAACGAGTGGCGCGACTTTGCCCGTGTCAACTCCATCTCTCCCGGTTACATTGACACCGGTCTGTCCGACTTCGTCGAGCAGAAGGTCCAGGACCTGTGGAAGAGCATGATTCCCATGGGTCGCAACGGTGATGCCAAGGAGCTCAAGGGTGCCTACGTGTACCTTGTCTCCGATGCTAGCACCTACACCACCGGTGCCGACATCGTCATTGACGGTGGTTACTGCTGCCGGTAA
- a CDS encoding cellulase, giving the protein MCLTFLAQQGVAISGADFGCEIDGSCPTGKVQLPLSSLGGGDGEGQMNHFVQNDKLNMFRLPVGWQFLVNNQLGGQLNAANLGKYDQIMQKCLATGAHCMLDIHNFARWNGGIIGQGGPTDDQFVSLWTQLATKYKDNANVVFEIMNEPHDLDVKLWAATSQKVVTAIRGAGATSQMILLPGTNFNSAEFLVSSGSAEALAAITNPDGTTDNLIIDVHKYLDQDNSGTHRPCTTDNVESFRTVAEFLRAKGRKGLVSETGASSDASCFTSFCAQNTFINHNSDVFIGLVGWAAGSFSTDYVLSLTPKKSGNTYTDNNLMKQCVLDTWANTEQNVSTPATPPAASSSSSSAGAAVSQPIASLVPTKLPATTPSASAAIPTAPSSASSSAPTSAPPPSSSGGDEEGIAPPTTIVSMPTTLLVDPSTPTPPAATGARSGRNGTTTTTSSSPLPTAAGSRLGGLDSLLGLGLAVAFFL; this is encoded by the exons ATGTGTCTAACCTTTCTTGCCCAACAGGGAGTCGCGATATCAGGTGCCGACTTTGGCTGTGAGATTGAT GGAAGCTGTCCAACGGGAAAAGTCCAGCTGCCTCTCAGCTCACTGggaggcggcgacggcgaagGCCAGATGAACCACTTTGTCCAGAACGACAAGCTCAACATGTTTCGACTTC CCGTCGGATGGCAATTCCTCGTTAACAATCAACTAGGCGGCCAACTCAACGCCGCCAACCTTGGCAAATACGACCAGATAATGCAAAAGTGCCTCGCGACCGGCGCGCACTGCATGCTCGACATACACAACTTCGCCCGCTGGAATGGCGGCATCATCGGTCAAGGCGGGCCGACAGACGACCAATTCGTGTCTCTATGGACGCAGCTCGCGACAAAGTACAAGGACAACGCCAACGTCGTCTTTGAAATCATGAACGAGCCGCACGACCTCGACGTCAAGCTCTGGGCGGCGACGTCCCAGAAAGTGGTGACCGCCATCAGGGGCGCCGGCGCGACGTCGCAGATGATTCTGCTACCTGGGACGAACTTCAATTCGGCCGAGTTCCTCGTCAGCAGCGGGAGCGCGGAGGCGTTGGCCGCGATTACGAACCCCGACGGAACGACGGATAATCTGATTATTGATGTGCACAAGTATCTTGATCAGGATAACAGCGGCACGCACAGGCCCTGCACGACGGACAATGTCGAGAGTTTCAGGACGGTTGCTGAGTTCCTGAGGGCCAAGGGACGAAAGGGGCTGGTCAGCGAAACGGGCGCCTCGAGCGATGCTTCG TGCTTCACAAGCTTCTGCGCCCAGAACACTTTCATCAACCATAACTCAGACGTCTTTATCGGCCTCGTGGGCTGGGCGGCCGGCAGCTTCAGCACCGACTACGTCCTCAGCCTGACGCCCAAGAAGTCGGGCAACACATACACTGACAACAACCTGATGAAGCAGTGCGTCCTTGACACCTGGGCCAACACGGAGCAGAACGTCTCGACGCCTGCTACACCACCGGCAGcttcatcatcgtcgtcatcgGCGGGAGCAGCAGTATCACAGCCCATCGCATCCTTGGTGCCGACGAAGCTTCCTGCTACTACCCCGTCCGCGTCGGCGGCTATTCCAACAGCTCCGAGCTCAGCTTCGAGCTCAGCTCCGACTTCGGCACCGCCACCTagcagcagcggcggcgaTGAAGAGGGCATCGCGCCCCCGACGACGATTGTGAGCATGCCGACCACGCTGCTGGTAGACCCTTCTACGCCGACACCACCGGCGGCAACCGGGGCTCGGAGCGGTAGGAAtgggacgacgacgacaacgagCTCATCTCCTCTTCCGACGGCGGCGGGGTCGAGGCTAGGAGGGCTTGATAGTCTGTTGGGACTCGGTTTGGCAGTCGCCTTCTTCCTGTAG
- a CDS encoding glyoxalase — MSSQSSNPPLLDHIVILVPHQVLASLPTWLSTEFTILTGGRHADGLTENKLVIFADGTYLEIISFVAGISREDRLKHKWGPKPDGTIIDWAYSLKDESGFAEIQKRVHAAQSLAVYEDPVPGGRIRPDGEEPKWAVALPDSAAGAGAGKVERGELPFWCFDRTPRKLRVPDHVPENVKHPNGSLGVHSVSLHVSSEDFKKAYAGINDRAAEEGGDGVGRWTFDVPVRQFDDPRYLNVETISSKQGSRQAIRFALYTAAGTAKRSIGGELGGGVSVEIDSIPVSGGSS, encoded by the coding sequence ATGTCTTCCCAGAGCTCAAACCCGCCTCTCCTCGATCACATCGTGATTCTGGTCCCCCACCAAGTCCTCGCCTCCCTCCCCACTTGGCTCTCAACCGAATTCACCATCCTCACAGGCGGCCGGCACGCTGACGGCCTCACGGAAAACAAGCTCGTCATCTTCGCAGACGGCACCTATCTGGAAATCATCTCCTTCGTCGCGGGCATCAGCCGGGAAGACCGCCTCAAGCACAAGTGGGGTCCGAAGCCGGACGGCACCATCATCGACTGGGCCTATTCCCTCAAGGACGAGTCCGGCTTTGCCGAGATCCAGAAACGGGTGCACGCCGCGCAGTCGCTGGCCGTGTACGAGGACCCCGTGCCCGGCGGGCGCATCAGGCCGGATGGCGAGGAGCCGAAGTGGGCCGTTGCACTCCCGGATAGCGCTGCCGGGGCCGGAGCCGGAAAAGTGGAGAGGGGCGAGTTGCCGTTTTGGTGCTTTGACCGAACGCCGCGGAAGCTTCGTGTGCCGGATCATGTTCCCGAGAATGTGAAGCACCCGAACGGATCGCTCGGAGTTCATTCAGTCTCGCTTCACGTGAGTAGCGAGGACTTCAAGAAGGCCTACGCTGGCATCAACGACCGCGCGGCGGAGGAGGGCGGCGATGGTGTTGGGCGGTGGACGTTTGATGTTCCCGTTCGTCAGTTTGACGATCCTAGATATCTGAACGTTGAAACCATCTCTAGCAAGCAGGGTTCTAGACAAGCTATCCGCTTCGCTTTGTATACCGCCGCGGGTACGGCAAAGCGGTCTATCGGCGGGGAACTTGGTGGGGGCGTCTCTGTTGAGATTGACTCAATTCCCGTGTCCGGTGGCTCTTCCTAA
- a CDS encoding penicillin-binding protein, protein MYPHSFLGLLTSCLSLCSVAHAVPTERRQANDTSADVQTYFNLDGAAHGDKVKTLIADGYRMISLSNYGTAPDAQYAAVWVRRDGNPFETIYGADEATYDDWFDSWKSKGYVPTHISVTGPAGSAIYAGVMEKANVTNWTQLCGLNNPYEFDNATNGIDMVVKGFSMYGTPSDRRYCVLGHENVGNQMSTIFYSSGNYTVDYPKIYESEIAKRFWRPSRLFLSDDHVVTPQFVDTSVGKWVALNDLTAEELSSQIELQKQQGLHPIDVHGGASRQDVRFAVIFAEKDVPEARKWTATGSFKGFKDNVGATTAFDAAMQTWMKKNGVLQAQLAIASNGSTIAERGYTWAENDRPVVETSDVFLLASVSKIFVHAAIFNLIEAGKLNYSTAAYPLLGYDEPADARAKDITIDHLLSHTSGYNRDRSGDPSFMFREIAITLFNGTRAATLRDVIEYQVVRPLDFAPGTDYAYSNYGTMLLSYIVSNITATPYLDFLRDKILGDLDVRLYETAAEKHSGDRIIQESKYTGYDPREPQSYRLVPGPYGGDGAIKEECAGAFSLAASAGTVARFIGSHAVSGTGGRAPFAERDGTVVGARTFASSRPDVDWALTINTREYISEVEFDDLRYWKLPFVFEDFAVA, encoded by the coding sequence ATGTACCCTCACTCGTTCTTGGGCCTTTTGACTTCGTGCCTTTCACTCTGCTCTGTCGCCCATGCAGTCCCAACCGAACGACGCCAGGCCAACGACACCTCTGCCGACGTTCAGACCTACTTCAACTTAGATGGCGCAGCGCATGGCGATAAAGTCAAGACTCTCATCGCCGATGGCTACCGCATGATATCATTGAGCAACTATGGCACAGCGCCGGACGCACAGTATGCCGCCGTCTGGGTACGGCGGGACGGAAATCCTTTCGAAACAATCTACGGTGCAGACGAGGCCACTTATGACGACTGGTTCGACTCGTGGAAGTCCAAGGGCTATGTACCGACACACATCTCCGTCACGGGACCGGCTGGCAGCGCCATCTACGCAGGGGTCATGGAGAAGGCCAACGTCACCAACTGGACACAACTTTGCGGTCTCAACAACCCCTATGAGTTTGACAACGCGACGAATGGTATCGACATGGTTGTGAAGGGCTTCAGCATGTACGGTACCCCCTCAGACCGCCGCTATTGCGTTCTGGGCCATGAGAACGTCGGAAATCAGATGTCTACTATCTTTTATTCATCCGGCAATTACACCGTCGACTATCCGAAGATCTATGAGTCAGAAATAGCGAAGCGCTTCTGGAGACCATCTCGCCTCTTTCTCTCAGACGACCACGTCGTCACCCCCCAGTTCGTGGACACCTCTGTTGGGAAGTGGGTAGCTTTGAACGATCTCACGGCCGAAGAGCTGTCCTCTCAGATTGAATTGCAGAAGCAGCAGGGTCTTCACCCAATCGACGTTCACGGGGGTGCTTCCAGACAGGACGTTCGCTTTGCCGTCATTTTCGCTGAGAAAGACGTTCCCGAGGCCCGGAAATGGACCGCCACCGGCTCCTTCAAGGGATTCAAGGATAACGTGGGTGCCACAACGGCCTTTGATGCCGCAATGCAGACCTGGATGAAGAAGAACGGTGTACTCCAGGCGCAACTCGCCATTGCGTCCAACGGCTCAACCATTGCCGAGCGCGGGTACACCTGGGCGGAGAACGACCGTCCCGTCGTCGAGACGAGCGACGTCTTCCTCCTCGCAAGCGTGAGCAAAATCTTTGTCCACGCGGCTATCTTCAACCTCATCGAGGCCGGGAAGCTCAACTACTCCACAGCCGCGTACCCGTTACTCGGATACGACGAGCCCGCGGACGCCCGCGCAAAGGACATCACCATCGACCACCTCCTCTCACACACGTCCGGGTACAATCGCGATCGTTCCGGCGACCCGAGTTTCATGTTTCGCGAGATCGCCATTACCCTGTTCAACGGCACCCGTGCCGCGACGCTACGGGACGTCATCGAATACCAGGTCGTCCGCCCCCTCGACTTCGCCCCCGGCACGGACTATGCCTACTCCAACTACGGGACCATGCTCTTGAGCTACATCGTCAGCAACATTACGGCAACGCCCTACCTCGATTTCTTGAGAGACAAGATCCTCGGCGATCTAGACGTACGTCTGTATGAGACGGCAGCAGAGAAGCACTCTGGGGACCGCATCATTCAGGAGAGCAAGTACACGGGTTACGATCCGCGGGAACCACAGTCGTACCGTCTCGTACCGGGCCCGTATGGCGGCGACGGAGCTATCAAGGAGGAGTGCGCGGGTGCGTTCTCGCTTGCGGCGAGTGCGGGCACTGTGGCGAGGTTCATCGGCTCACACGCCGTCAGTGGCACCGGCGGCCGGGCGCCGTTTGCGGAGCGGGACGGGACGGTGGTTGGGGCGCGGACCTTTGCGTCGAGTAGGCCTGATGTTGACTGGGCTCTGACGATTAACACCCGAGAGTACATCTCTGAGGTGGAGTTTGATGACTTGAGGTACTGGAAACTACCTTTTGTGTTTGAGGACTTTGCCGTGGCGTAA